From the Deinococcus aetherius genome, the window ACAGAAACGCGGTCAGCCCGTGTAGCATCACGATCAGCGACAGGACGTGGATGGCCAGAAGCCAAGTGCTGACCCGCGCCCGCGTGAGCTGCCAGTAAAACGAGCCCGCCAGCACGATCAGCGCGGCGAAGTACGCCCGGGGAAGGGCCGTCGTCAGGCCGTAGTCGGAGAGCCGGTCCAGGTCGATGTGGCTCAACGCCAGCCAGCGCAGGCCAAAGACGAGCGCGAGCAGGCCCCAGGTGACCGCCACCGGCCACCACCTCCCGGGGGGCGCCCCCGGAACGTCGGCGGGAACGTGACTTGCCTGTTCCCGGTGGTCGGTCTGTTCACGGGCAGGAGAAGAAGTCATCTCGTCCCTACGCGAGTGAGAGGGAGGGACAACCTGCTCCGCGCCTGGCGGCGACTTCTCAGGTAGGCGACGGGGCCGTACAGCATTCCCCTGAGTTCCAGCCGGGTGAGTTCCGCCGGGTACCCGGCATTCTTCCCCTTGTTCTTCCCCGACCGGGGGTTCAAGGCGTAACCCAGGCCATTGGGCACGCGCGCCAGGAGGTCGAGCAACCGGGCGGGGCGGGTGAGCAGGGTCCTGGTCAGGTAGGCGGTCAGGCCCGCGCCGTAACCGAACATCTGCCTCTTCAGGGCGTCGTAGGTCGTGCGGTGCGCGTGGTACACCAGGGCCCCCGGCTCGTACGCCAGTTCGTAGCCGCGCGACAGCACTTCTAGGAAGATCGAAAGGTCCTCGCCGCCCATGCTCGGCGTGCCCGCGCCCAGCGACGGGTCGAAGCCGCCCACGGCCAGCAGCGCCGACTTCCTGAACGAGCAGTTGACCCCCGAGCCGAAGGTGCCCGCCGCGTAGGGGTAGAGCCCGCTGGGGCCGCGCTGTCTGGCGAGGTCGTAGACGCGGCGCGCGAAGCCCTTGTTGAAGCCGCCGTACTGCTCGAACCACAGCTCTGGCGCGGTATCGAGGCTCATCGCCAGGGTGGCGCCGGTGACACACCCGACGTTCCTGCCCGCCTGAAAGCCCCGCGCGACCTCGGAAAGCCAGCGGGGGTCGGGCCGCGCGTCGTCGTCCGTCACGGCAAGAATTTCGCCCAGGGCGTGGCGAGCGCCGCAGTTGCGCGCGTTGGACAGGCCGGGGCGGTCCTCGCGCATGTAGCGCACGCGCGGGTCATGTCCGTAGCGCGTACGCAGCAGCTCGCGGGTGGCGCCGCCACTCGGCGCGTTGTCCACCACGATGACCTCGTAGTGCGGGTACTCCTGGGCCAGCAGGGCGTCCAGCACCGTCGGCAGGGACGGTGCGCGGTCGCGGGTAGCGACGATCACGCTGGCAAAAGGCGCCCGCTCCAGAAAGCGCACCCGCTCCTGGGCGCAGCGCGGTTCGGAGACTCCCGTCACCCCCTGGGCCGACAGCGTCACGAGCGGCGGCACACCGTCGCGGCGCAGGTGATCGTTCACCTCCTCGGCGAGGTCGCGCCAGATCAGGCCGGCGAGGTCCTCGCCCGTCAGTCCCCCGGGGGGCAGCGCCAGATCGAGCAACCCGAGCGGCTCGCCGTGCAGCCTGACCAGGGCGCGCGCGCGCGAATAGGCGGGCCCGCTCGGGGACTCGGTGCGGTCGAGCCGGGGCAGCGGTGCGCTCAGCTCGATCTCCAGCACCCGGATCGGCTCGAAGGCGGACCCGGCACGCCCCAACGCCTCCAAGGTCACGAGGCCGCTCCGCTCGACCGCCGACTCGGGGCGGCAAGGGGCTCGTCCCCGGACAGACGGGGGGTCGGCGAGGCGAGACCGGCGGCGTACCCGGCCGCGACCGCAGCGAGGCCGACGACGACGGCGGTCGCCCGCCCCAGGCCAGTGATGTCGCCCCCTAGTGCCTGCTGCACGCCGCGCAGCACGCCCCGGGGCAGCACGCGCGCCGCGTAGGCACGCTCGGACGCCAGGGCTGCGCCCCGGCCGACGAAGCGTGACACCCTGGCCTTGCTGAGCCCCTCCGCGAAGCAGCGCCGCAGGAAGTAGCGCCCGGTCGCGCGCCTGCCGGGCACGGTGTGCCGCACGGTCGCCCCGGGTTGGTACAGCCAGGCCCCCCTGGCGAAGTGCTGCCCGGCGCGGATGCAGAACTCGGTCTCCTCGCCGCCCAGCGGAATACTGCCCACACGTCCCAACCCCGCGCGGAACCCGCCGACCTCCAGGGCCACGTCCCGCCGACACGACATGTTCGCCCCGATCAGGTTGCGCACCACCCCGGGGCGTGCGGGCAGGCCGAGGTAGGAGCAGCCCACCACCCACAGGAACTCGTCCGGAAACCACGCGGGCGCCCCCCCGCGCCACTCGGGCTCGATGTGCCCGCCCACGCCCAGGACGCCGGGGTCCGCGTAGGGGGCCAGCAGGGCGCCCAGCCAGCCGGGCTGCGCGGCGGCGTCGTCGTCGAGGAACACCACCACGTCGCCGCTCGCCGCGCGCAGGCCGCTGTTGCGGGCCCCGGACAACCCGGACCGCTCCGCGTTGGGAATGACCGCGACGGGCGGCGTGGCGCCGGAGAACGTCGAGCGGGCGCGCTCCAGGAGCGCCGGGTT encodes:
- a CDS encoding glycosyltransferase family 2 protein, with translation MPSRREQASAFPVGAPPRASVVICAHTEERWAELRAAVGSVQAQTPPPHELIVVVDHNPALLERARSTFSGATPPVAVIPNAERSGLSGARNSGLRAASGDVVVFLDDDAAAQPGWLGALLAPYADPGVLGVGGHIEPEWRGGAPAWFPDEFLWVVGCSYLGLPARPGVVRNLIGANMSCRRDVALEVGGFRAGLGRVGSIPLGGEETEFCIRAGQHFARGAWLYQPGATVRHTVPGRRATGRYFLRRCFAEGLSKARVSRFVGRGAALASERAYAARVLPRGVLRGVQQALGGDITGLGRATAVVVGLAAVAAGYAAGLASPTPRLSGDEPLAAPSRRSSGAAS
- a CDS encoding glycosyltransferase yields the protein MTLEALGRAGSAFEPIRVLEIELSAPLPRLDRTESPSGPAYSRARALVRLHGEPLGLLDLALPPGGLTGEDLAGLIWRDLAEEVNDHLRRDGVPPLVTLSAQGVTGVSEPRCAQERVRFLERAPFASVIVATRDRAPSLPTVLDALLAQEYPHYEVIVVDNAPSGGATRELLRTRYGHDPRVRYMREDRPGLSNARNCGARHALGEILAVTDDDARPDPRWLSEVARGFQAGRNVGCVTGATLAMSLDTAPELWFEQYGGFNKGFARRVYDLARQRGPSGLYPYAAGTFGSGVNCSFRKSALLAVGGFDPSLGAGTPSMGGEDLSIFLEVLSRGYELAYEPGALVYHAHRTTYDALKRQMFGYGAGLTAYLTRTLLTRPARLLDLLARVPNGLGYALNPRSGKNKGKNAGYPAELTRLELRGMLYGPVAYLRSRRQARSRLSLPLTRVGTR